The Saprospiraceae bacterium genomic interval CAGCATCGGACTATTGAGACAAGCGCCTACATATTCCTTGTAAATGGCATTGCGCACAGGATGGGTGTATAAATCCAAAAACCCAACATAGCCATTCCCCGCAGGTAAAGGCAACGGCGGACTGCCACGCATGGGGTCCTGTCTGAAGCCACATGTATGAAAATAATCAGAAGTGGCCGGAGATGCCTGGATCCAGTATTTCGAGCAATTCAATTGCATCAAACCCGTCGGGCAACAATAGTATTCTTCAAACGATGGATTGGGTATCAGGGATGAAGGGACAAACAAGGTATCTTTGATCCCTTTGCAAATACAGGCGGTATCATTCAGATCGATGAAACCATTTCCATCGTCATCTATTCCATTGTTGCAATCCTCGGTCACCGGCTGTGCAGAGAGCAGGACGGTGAGCATCGAGAGCATTCCAACAATTATAAAACGCCGATTCAATTGATCCTTAATATTCCAGGCTACAAACCTAAATAAAATACTTAAATTCTTTGAAAATTAACAAATTACAATTTGGCTCTGGTTTTTACAGGTAAATTGCAAATTATAAAGAAATTACGATTCTCAGATATATATCTGAGTGAACAGGGATATGTAAAAGCCTGTTAATACTTTTACCCGGAAAAACAAGAAAGGTTCAGATTTAAAATGGCAATTCAAACCCCTCAATTTGCAGAGCTCATCCTCCCATTGAACGTGGAAGGAACTTTTACCTATTCCGTCCCGGAAGAACTCCGGTCTGTTATCCGCATTGGACAAAGGGTTGAAGTTGAATTTGGAAAAAGGAAACATTATTGTGCTCTTGTTAAAAATCTGAACTCGGAATCCAACTGGACAAAGCCCAAACCACTTTTAGCGATCATCGATGAAAAACCAATATTTTCTTCGGTACAATTTAAGTTTTGGGAATGGTTAAGCGAATATTATATGTGCAGTTATGGCGAAATCATGATTGCAGCACTTCCATCCGCCTTCAGACCGGGTAGTGAAACGTTGATCTTTTCTCTTGTCGAACAGGATAACTTTCCAACAGAGGCTACCGATGACGAATTTTTACTTTTAGAGGCTCTTGAAATTCGCAAAGAAATTAATATCCAGGAAGCCCAGTCCATCCTGCAGAAAAAAGCCGTACTTAAATTGTTGAATGAAATGCTTGAAAAGCGGTGGATCCAGATTTATGAGAAACTGGAAGATTCTGCCGAAGCCATTCAAATATCATGGATCAGGCTGCATCCAAGCCTTCGCGAAAATCAAGATCTGTTGAATAAATCACTTGATCTCGTTCCAAAAATCAGAAAGGCAATCGCGATCATTGGTAAACTATTTACAACAAAGAAAAGATTATGGATGGATACGCCGTGTGGAATTACAAAAGTTGAGTTCTACTCCGGCTGATGTGACACAAGCATTATTGCAAAAAGAAATTTACGAAGAAATCAAACTTGAGAAATTCCACTACCCTGAATCATTCCGTCAGAAAACAGAACTCATACTTAGTAACGAGCAGGATAAAGTCTTAAAAGAGATCACAAACTGTTTTGAAACAGGCAAACCCATTCTTTTGCATGGCATAACCGGCAGTGGCAAAACCATGCTGTACCTTAAACTTATTGAAGATTTGCTCAATCAAGGCAAACAGATCCTGTATCTCGTTCCTGAGATCGCTTTGACTTCTCAGTTGGTGGGGCGTTTGAAACAACAATTGGGTGAACAATTGCTGGAATATCATTCCGATTTGAGTCCCAAATCAAAATTATCCGTATGGAATCTTGCAAAAGAGTCATCCTCTGTTTTTATTGGTGCGAGGTCATCTATATTTCTTCCTTTTACAAATCTGGGACTGATCATCGTCGATGAAGAACACGATTCTTCTTACAAGCAAAACGATCCATCACCCCGATACCAGGCCAGAGATTGTGCTGTTGTTTTAAGTAAAATACACTCTTGTAAAATCATTCTTGGCAGCGCCACTCCGAGTTTAGAAAGTTACTACAATGCAGGTGAAGGAAAATACCATTATGTGAAATTATTTCAAAGATTTGGAGACAGCGATTTACCGGACATTGAAACTGTATCCATGCAGGAGGCTCAAATCTTTGGCAAGAAGCATGGTCATTTTTCCGAACGCCTGATCGAAGAAATGAAAACTCAATTTGCATTGGGAAAACAGGTCATTATTTTCAGGAACAGACGTGGTTATAGTCCCCTGCTTCAATGCTCCAATTGCCATTGGGAAGCAGCCTGCAGCCAATGCGATATCCGACTGACGCTCCACAAACAGTGGAATAAATTGAAATGTCATATATGCGGACAAACAAAACCAGTTCCAGACAGATGTCCGGATTGCGGACAATTTACATTGAGACAACTGGGCTTCGGAACAGAACAAATTGAAGAAGCTCTTCAGGAATTATTTCCAGAACAAAAACTTCAACGACTCGATCTCGATGTAGCCCGAAGCAGGAAAATGCAACAGAAAATCATCGAAACGTTTCAGGAACAGGAATCCCATATTCTGGTTGGTACGCAAATGGTAACCAAAGGTCTGGATTTTGAGCATGTGGGAATGGTAGGAGTTTTACAAGCCGATCAAATTTTGTTCTTTCCCGACTTCCGCTCACAGGAGCGCGCATTTCAATTGTTAACTCAGGTGAGTGGCCGCGCCGGAAGAAGATCGCAAAAAGGAATTGTAATCGTACAGGGCTACCACATCGATCATCCCGTTTTACAATTTGTAAAGCATCACGATCAGGAGTCCTTTTATAAAAAGGAACTTAGCGAACGCCATAAATTTAATTACCCTCCCTATACCAGGCTTATCCGGTTACAACTGCTTCACAATAAAGCTCAAATCGCCGAAGATGCCGCCCAAGTCCTGAGCAAGGACTTGAAGGTACTTTTGGGAAAACGGGTTTTAGGTCCTGCAGAACCCCATGTTTCAAAAATTAAAGGTCTTTATGTAAGAGAAATTCTGGTCAAAATCGAGCGAGACAGCAATCAGGTTCTCAGGATTAAGAATGAGTTGACAGTCAGAATTCAAAAAATGAAATCGGGTTCAACATATCGAGGTGTAAGAATCCAAATTGATGTTGACCCATAAAAAAAAAAGCTTGTCTTGCGACAAGCTTTTAAATTTCTTATCATATCGACTTCAATCAGGCATTTGGAATGGTAAGTTCCTGGCCTGGATGAATTACATCGGGATCTTTCAATATATGTTTGTTAGCATTGAATATTTTCATGTAACTACCGGCATTATTGTAGTAATGTTTGGCAATTTTACTCAGACTATCACCCGATTTTACGGTATGTTTTGCGTAAAAGTCGGTATAGGCTACTCCAATGTCGGCAATGATATCAGAAGGATTATCTCCACCAATTTCTTTAATCTTATCCCAAATCTGGTCTTTTTCGTATTGTGTTTGTGCAGTGCCCCAAACTTTTAATACACCGTCAACTTCCTGTACATCACCATGTTGGATGTTCAATTCCTGGCCCAGATCCAAGACTGCCCGATACTTATCCTGTAAACTCATATTATAAAAATTAATTGTGAATAATAGCTACAAATTTACAATTTTTAAGATTGGCATTTGTAATCATATCCTTAAATTTTTACTATAATTTATAAAAGGGGGTAATTAAATGGCAAATCAGGCAATTTCATATTAGACCTCATTAAATTCTCAGAGCCCGCTTGCACCACACTTACATGATTTACAGCAATTAGAAGGTAACTTCCAATTAATTAAGCTCTTCTGCCTCCATAGACTTCAGCGTACTGATTTCTGCGATAACCTGTATAAGTGCTTTATTGGACGAATAAATTTCCCGATAGACATTCAAGAAGTTTGATGATTCCATCTCTGAAATTTCATTATTAATCAGTTCATGAGTCAGACTTGAAATTCTTTCTTCATAACCGGATTTGTTTTGATTCAACATCAGGACCAAATCAGCCTCATTATTATGAAAAGCAGAATTTAAAAGCAAGTTGTATTTTTTGTAAAATTCCATTTCCATCGTTTTTATTTCATTGTAGTTACGCGAAACCACTGCATTTGCAGAAAATTCAAATTCCAATAAATTGTGGCGGATGTCTTTCATATTTTTTGCCGAGCGAAGGATCAAACGTGCGACGATTAATATTTTACCCAATTTCAAAATTTCTCTTTCGTTCATTTGGTCTCGTCTGATCTCTGACAGGAATTCATGTATTTCACCTTGCAGAAATTTTAGCTTGTTATACTTTTCTTCAAACCTCACCTGTTCACCGGATGCCATTTGCCTGAGATTCCCAACAAAACCATTGTCTGCATCATTTGTGATTCCCAAAGTGCTTTTATTTAGATCCAAAGTCAATTCAAGCAAGTGAAAAATTTCCTTTTGTGATGATTCCAGGGCTTGTGCAGGAAGAACAGAAAAACTATTGCCAATAAATTTTGCGATGTACTCCGATGGTCTGTCTTTTATAAATCTGACC includes:
- the priA gene encoding primosomal protein N'; the encoded protein is MVNYLQQRKDYGWIRRVELQKLSSTPADVTQALLQKEIYEEIKLEKFHYPESFRQKTELILSNEQDKVLKEITNCFETGKPILLHGITGSGKTMLYLKLIEDLLNQGKQILYLVPEIALTSQLVGRLKQQLGEQLLEYHSDLSPKSKLSVWNLAKESSSVFIGARSSIFLPFTNLGLIIVDEEHDSSYKQNDPSPRYQARDCAVVLSKIHSCKIILGSATPSLESYYNAGEGKYHYVKLFQRFGDSDLPDIETVSMQEAQIFGKKHGHFSERLIEEMKTQFALGKQVIIFRNRRGYSPLLQCSNCHWEAACSQCDIRLTLHKQWNKLKCHICGQTKPVPDRCPDCGQFTLRQLGFGTEQIEEALQELFPEQKLQRLDLDVARSRKMQQKIIETFQEQESHILVGTQMVTKGLDFEHVGMVGVLQADQILFFPDFRSQERAFQLLTQVSGRAGRRSQKGIVIVQGYHIDHPVLQFVKHHDQESFYKKELSERHKFNYPPYTRLIRLQLLHNKAQIAEDAAQVLSKDLKVLLGKRVLGPAEPHVSKIKGLYVREILVKIERDSNQVLRIKNELTVRIQKMKSGSTYRGVRIQIDVDP
- a CDS encoding LysM peptidoglycan-binding domain-containing protein — translated: MSLQDKYRAVLDLGQELNIQHGDVQEVDGVLKVWGTAQTQYEKDQIWDKIKEIGGDNPSDIIADIGVAYTDFYAKHTVKSGDSLSKIAKHYYNNAGSYMKIFNANKHILKDPDVIHPGQELTIPNA